In Coregonus clupeaformis isolate EN_2021a chromosome 15, ASM2061545v1, whole genome shotgun sequence, one genomic interval encodes:
- the LOC121582349 gene encoding coronin-1C-A-like isoform X3, whose protein sequence is MFRRVVRASKFRHVFGQAVKNDQCYDDIRVSRVTWDSSFCAVNPKFVAIIIEASGGGAFLVLPLLKTGRIDKAYPTVCGHTGPVLDIDWCPHNDHVIASGSEDCTVMVWQIPENGLVTPLAEPVVVLEGHSKRVGIVTWHPTARNVLMSAGCDNLIIIWNVGTGEAMIQLEDMHPDVIFSACWSRNGALICTACKDKKIRVIDPRKEKIVAEKDKAHDGARPMRAIFLADGNIFTTGFSRMSERQLALWNPKSMEEPISVHELDTSNGVLLPFYDADTNVVYLCGKGDSSIRYFEITDEAPFVHYLNTFSSKEPQRGMGYMPKRGLDVNKCEIARFYKLHERKCEPIIMTVPRKSDLFQDDLYPDTAGPDCTIEAEDWFDGKNGEPILISLKNGYVPGKNRDLKVVKKSNVLEGKPAKKAENTSPAQSKASPQPSTQNEGKLEELLREVKSLRDLVTLQDRRIAKLEDQISKVAI, encoded by the exons ATGTTCAGGCGAGTGGTGCGAGCGAGTAAGTTCCGTCATGTCTTTGGCCAGGCGGTGAAGAACGACCAGTGCTATGACGACATCCGTGTCTCGCGGGTCACATGGGACAGCTCCTTCTGTGCCGTCAATCCCAAATTTGTCGCCATCATCATCGAAGCCAGTGGGGGCGGAGCCTTCCTCGTCCTCCCTCTGCTAAAG acAGGTCGCATAGACAAGGCCTACCCAACAGTATGTGGTCATACAGGTCCTGTCCTGGACATTGACTGGTGCCCTCACAATGACCACGTCATCGCCAGCGGCTCGGAGGACTGCACAGTCATG GTGTGGCAGATCCCAGAGAATGGGCTGGTCACCCCGCTGGCTGAGCCTGTGGTGGTGTTGGAGGGACACTCCAAGAGGGTGGGCATCGTCACCTGGCACCCCACTGCCCGGAATGTCCTCATGAGTGCAG GCTGTGACAACCTGATCATCATCTGGAACGTGGGCACGGGCGAGGCCATGATCCAGCTGGAGGACATGCACCCTGACGTCATCTTCAGCGCCTGCTGGAGCCGCAACGGAGCCCTCATCTGCACCGCCTGCAAGGACAAAAAGATCCGCGTAATCGACCCCCGCAAGGAGAAGATTGTGGCG GAGAAGGACAAGGCCCACGATGGAGCACGGCCCATGAGAGCCATCTTCCTGGCTGACGGAAACATCTTCACCACCGGCTTCAGCCGTATGAGTGAACGGCAGCTAGCCCTCTGGAACCCC AAAAGCATGGAGGAACCAATATCAGTCCACGAGCTGGACACCAGTAATGGAGTGTTGCTGCCCTTCTACGATGCAGACACCAACGTAGTGTACCTGTGTGGGAAG gGTGACAGTAGCATCCGGTACTTTGAGATCACGGACGAGGCTCCATTCGTGCACTACCTCAACACCTTCTCCAGCAAGGAGCCCCAGAGGGGTATGGGGTACATGCCCAAACGAGGACTGGATGTCAACAAGTGTGAGATTGCCAG GTTTTATAAACTGCATGAGAGAAAGTGTGAGCCGATCATCATGACAGTCCCCCGAAAG tCGGACCTCTTCCAGGATGACCTGTACCCGGACACAGCGGGACCAGACTGTACCATCGAGGCGGAAGACTGGTTTGATGGGAAGAACGGTGAGCCTATCCTGATCTCCCTGAAAAACGGCTATGTCCCCGGAAAGAACCGTGACCTCAAGGTGGTCAAGAAGTCCAACGTCCTGGAGGGAAAACCCGCCAAGAAAGCAGAGAACACCTCACCTGCCCAGAGCAAGGCCTCTCCACAACCCTCTACA CAAAATGAAGGGAAACTGGAGGAGCTACTGCGAGAGGTCAAGTCGCTCAGGGACCTCGTCACCCTACAGGACCGCCGAATTGCCAAACTGGAGGACCAGATCTCCAAGGTTGCCATCTAA
- the LOC121582349 gene encoding coronin-1C-A-like isoform X2 yields the protein MADMFRRVVRASKFRHVFGQAVKNDQCYDDIRVSRVTWDSSFCAVNPKFVAIIIEASGGGAFLVLPLLKTGRIDKAYPTVCGHTGPVLDIDWCPHNDHVIASGSEDCTVMVWQIPENGLVTPLAEPVVVLEGHSKRVGIVTWHPTARNVLMSAGCDNLIIIWNVGTGEAMIQLEDMHPDVIFSACWSRNGALICTACKDKKIRVIDPRKEKIVAEKDKAHDGARPMRAIFLADGNIFTTGFSRMSERQLALWNPKSMEEPISVHELDTSNGVLLPFYDADTNVVYLCGKGDSSIRYFEITDEAPFVHYLNTFSSKEPQRGMGYMPKRGLDVNKCEIARFYKLHERKCEPIIMTVPRKSDLFQDDLYPDTAGPDCTIEAEDWFDGKNGEPILISLKNGYVPGKNRDLKVVKKSNVLEGKPAKKAENTSPAQSKASPQPSTQNEGKLEELLREVKSLRDLVTLQDRRIAKLEDQISKVAI from the exons aTGGCAGATATGTTCAGGCGAGTGGTGCGAGCGAGTAAGTTCCGTCATGTCTTTGGCCAGGCGGTGAAGAACGACCAGTGCTATGACGACATCCGTGTCTCGCGGGTCACATGGGACAGCTCCTTCTGTGCCGTCAATCCCAAATTTGTCGCCATCATCATCGAAGCCAGTGGGGGCGGAGCCTTCCTCGTCCTCCCTCTGCTAAAG acAGGTCGCATAGACAAGGCCTACCCAACAGTATGTGGTCATACAGGTCCTGTCCTGGACATTGACTGGTGCCCTCACAATGACCACGTCATCGCCAGCGGCTCGGAGGACTGCACAGTCATG GTGTGGCAGATCCCAGAGAATGGGCTGGTCACCCCGCTGGCTGAGCCTGTGGTGGTGTTGGAGGGACACTCCAAGAGGGTGGGCATCGTCACCTGGCACCCCACTGCCCGGAATGTCCTCATGAGTGCAG GCTGTGACAACCTGATCATCATCTGGAACGTGGGCACGGGCGAGGCCATGATCCAGCTGGAGGACATGCACCCTGACGTCATCTTCAGCGCCTGCTGGAGCCGCAACGGAGCCCTCATCTGCACCGCCTGCAAGGACAAAAAGATCCGCGTAATCGACCCCCGCAAGGAGAAGATTGTGGCG GAGAAGGACAAGGCCCACGATGGAGCACGGCCCATGAGAGCCATCTTCCTGGCTGACGGAAACATCTTCACCACCGGCTTCAGCCGTATGAGTGAACGGCAGCTAGCCCTCTGGAACCCC AAAAGCATGGAGGAACCAATATCAGTCCACGAGCTGGACACCAGTAATGGAGTGTTGCTGCCCTTCTACGATGCAGACACCAACGTAGTGTACCTGTGTGGGAAG gGTGACAGTAGCATCCGGTACTTTGAGATCACGGACGAGGCTCCATTCGTGCACTACCTCAACACCTTCTCCAGCAAGGAGCCCCAGAGGGGTATGGGGTACATGCCCAAACGAGGACTGGATGTCAACAAGTGTGAGATTGCCAG GTTTTATAAACTGCATGAGAGAAAGTGTGAGCCGATCATCATGACAGTCCCCCGAAAG tCGGACCTCTTCCAGGATGACCTGTACCCGGACACAGCGGGACCAGACTGTACCATCGAGGCGGAAGACTGGTTTGATGGGAAGAACGGTGAGCCTATCCTGATCTCCCTGAAAAACGGCTATGTCCCCGGAAAGAACCGTGACCTCAAGGTGGTCAAGAAGTCCAACGTCCTGGAGGGAAAACCCGCCAAGAAAGCAGAGAACACCTCACCTGCCCAGAGCAAGGCCTCTCCACAACCCTCTACA CAAAATGAAGGGAAACTGGAGGAGCTACTGCGAGAGGTCAAGTCGCTCAGGGACCTCGTCACCCTACAGGACCGCCGAATTGCCAAACTGGAGGACCAGATCTCCAAGGTTGCCATCTAA